GATGCCTTTGCGACAAGGGGGGCGATTCTGTCTCTCCATGGCGGGTGTCTCATGCCGCGCGAGACCTGTAACCCCCTGCAAAAAAGCGTTTTGGGTCTGTCTCACGGGCCCTGTGTCAGCGAGACAGGGAGCCTCTGAGACTGAGACGGTCGCATCGGTTCCGGTAAGGGTCGCGGGGGTGTCTCAGGGCGGGTTCGGCCGAGCCTCGTCACCCGGGGCATCCCGGGGGGACGGCCCATGGGCCGGGGTGCGGGGAGGACGAGAGCCGTCTCCGCCGGCCCGGGCCGGCGCCCTCAGTGGCGGCCGATGCGGTGGCGGCGCAGGCGGCGATAGAGCGTGGCGCGGCTGATACCCAGCAGTGCCGCGGCCTGCTCCCTGTTGCCGCCGGCCTGTTCGAGGGCTTCTTCGAGCCGGCGCGCCTCCTCGATGTCGGATGCGGCCGCCGGGGCCCCCGCCGCTTTTTCGGGTGCGGAGGTGGAGGGGGCTGGCGAGGAACGGGCGAAGTGCGGGTCGGTGGCCAGGGCGTCGATACCGATCGGGTCGCCCTCGCTGACCAGCAGCAGGCGCCGGACGGTGTTTTCGAGTTCGCGAATGTTGCCCGGCCAGTCGTGGGAGCAGAGCTGGCGCATCACCGCTGCGGTCATCCGGGGCACCGGTCGGCGCGCGGCGGCCGCCTCCCGCTCGAGGAAGTGACGCACGAGGAGGGGGATGTCTTCCCGCCTCTCGCGCAAGGGCGGGAGCTGAATCGTCACTCCGTTGAGCCGGAAGTAGAGATCCTGGCGAAAAGTCCCTTCCGCCACGCGGGCTCCGAGGTCCTGGTGGGTCGCGGCGATGATTCTCACGTCCGTGGAGACGACCTGGTCGCTACCGAGGGGGCGGAATTCCTTTTCCTGGAGTACACGCAGCAGCTTGGCCTGCAGGCCGGGGCTCATTTCCCCGACTTCGTCGAGCAGCAGGGTCCCGCCGTTGGCCAGTTCGAAGAGGCCGGGGCGGTCCCGGTCCGCGCCGGTGAAGGCTCCGCGCCGGTGACCGAAGAGAATGCTCTCGAGCAGGGTCTCGGGAATGGCGGCGCAGTTTTCACTGAGGAAGACGTTCTCGCTTCTCCTCGAGGAGAAGTGCATGGCGCGGGAGATGACCTCCTTGCCTGTACCCGATTCGCCGAGAACGATCACGGGAACGTCCGTGTCCGCCACCTTCTCGAGCAGCTCGAAGACCCGGCGCATGCTCTTGGAACGACTCACCAGGTCGCCGAAGCGGTAGGTGCGGGCGGCGGCCTTGTAGTGCGCGTCGCGCTGCCGGGTCACCTTGCCCACCAGCCGGCCGTAGGCCAGGGCGACGGCGGCCTGGTCGGCCAGGGCCCTGAGCAGACGCAGATCCTCGGCGCTGAAGAGCGTGCGGTTGGCCCGGGAGTCGACGTAGAGCGTGCCCAGGTCGCGGCCTTCCATGCGCAGGGCCACACCCATCAGGGAGCGGATGCCCAGGGCGCTGACCGAAGGCACCCTCGCCAGGTCGGGATCGCTGCGCACGTCCGCGATGAGTACGGCGCCTTCTTTCGCCACACGGTCCTGCACCGCCTGGGAGAACTCGAGCCCTTCCCCGCGGCCTCCGCCCCGGTCGGTTCCGGCGGCGAGCAGCCATTCGCCGCCTCCCTCGTCACGCAGCAGCAGCAGGCCACGCTCCGCTCCGCAGGATTCAACGGCCAGGGCCACCACGCGCTCGAGCAGATCTTCGAGTCGGCCGCCCTCGGTGATCGCTTCACAGACTTCGTAGAGACGGGCCAGGGTGCCCGCGGCATCCACGCCGGGGCCCGTGCTGCTCAGCCGGTCGGCCCGCGAGAGGATCGCGGAGCGTTCCGGATCGGAGAGGAAAAGGGTGCGCCGGGATTCGTCGCTGATCGCCCCGGCCACTTCCCGCAGGGTTTGGGCCGCGCGTGTCAGTCGCAGGGCGGCACGGGCGGTCTCCCCCCGGGACTCGTAGGTTTCCGCCGCCAGGGTCAGCAGGCGGACTTCGGTGGCCACCGGTCCGTGACGGGCGGCGAGTCCGGCACCTTCCTCCGCACAGGCCAGCAGCAACCCCTCCTGGCCCAGCTCTTTCCAACTCGAGGCGCGTTCACAGAGCAGTTGAACCCGCAGCGCCGGGCCGTCCTCTCCGGTCTCGCCGAGCTGGGTGTCTGCCTCGTCGAGCAGGGTCAGCGACCGGGCGGGGTCGCCGGCGAGCCGGGCCAGCCGGGCCAGTTCGACCGTGGCGAGGAAGAGCTGTCGGTGGGCGTCGGCGGGCAGGGCCTGCTGCCGTACCTGCTCGGCGCACCGGCGGGCCTGTTCGAGGCGGCGGGCCCGGCGCAGATCAGCCGCCACCGCGAGCTCGGCGAAGAGTCGTTGCCGCTCTTCGCCGAGGGCTTCGGCCAGGTCTCGCGCCAGGCGGTTGTGCTCGCGGGCGGCGCGGGTGTCGCCCAGGTGGGTCAGCGCTTCTCCCATGGCCAGGAGGGCGGCGATGCGAGGACCGTGGCGTCCGACGATGGCCGAGTGTTCGATCAGCCTCTGCCCGACTTCCAGCGTTCGTTCGTACAGGCCCATGCGGTTGAAGAGGAAAACCAGGTTTTCCATCGCCAGTTCGACGGGAATTCCGGGAACCTCTGAAAGCTCTTCGATCAGCGATTCGCTCAGTCGCCGGGCGGCCTGCAAGTCGCCGAGGCGGGTGAAGACCAGCGTCTCGTTGGTGCGGGCCAGCAGGGCCCAGATCCTGTCCCCCAGCTCGTGGAAGATCTTCTGGGCCTTGCGCGTGGCCTCGATGGCGGCGGCGCTGCGGCCGGTGATGGCGTAGGGCAGGGCCACGTCCTGCAGGCCGTAGGCCAGTTCCCGGCGGTTTCCGGTCTGCTCGGCGAGTTGCAGGGCGCGCTCGAAAGGTTCGAGGGCGAGGGTATGGTCCCAGCGGGCCCAGAGGATCGAGGCCAGGACCTTGTTGGCCAGGGCCGCGGCCCGCGGATCGTCGGCCTTTTCCGCCAGTTCGATCGCGGCGCGGGCCGTGCGCTCGGCCTGCTCGCCCCGGCCCCTCTCGCGCAGTGCGGAGGCCAGCTTGCTCAGGGCCGTGGAGCGAGCGGCGAGATCATCGAGACGTTCGGCGGTCTCCACCCAGTCCCGGCAGACCTTTTCGAGAGCCGCGGCGTCGTGGGCTTCCCGCCAGGCCCGCGCCAGGCGCGGATAGACCTCGAGACGGGCCGGATCTTCGGGGGCCATCCGGTCGAGGGCGGCCTGGAAGAAGCGGGCGGCCCCCGCATACTGCCAGCGTTCGAAGAGCTGCTCGGCGGCGGCCAGCAGGTCGCCCTGCGCGCCCGCTCCCTCCGCGGCGGCCAGGCTCTGCTCGGCCAGGAGCACGGCGTCCTCGTCGTGACCGCGGAGATGCTCGGCCCAGCGTTGGTGCCAGCGGCGCCGCTGGGCGGCGTCGAGGCCCTCGAGCAACGCTTCCCGCAGAAAGGCGTGGGCCAGGTCCAGGCGACCGTCGCCGGTATGGCGGAGCAGGCCCCGCTGCGCCAGGTCCAGCACGCGGGCCCGGGAGAGATGGCCCGCCACGGCCTCGAGTTCCGCCTCGTCGACCTCCCGGCCGGCGGCGGCCAGGGCGGAGAGGATGTCGCGGTCCTGCTCGTCGAGTCTCTCGAGCCGGGCCCGGATGGCCTCCTCCAGCGTCCGGGGCAGGCCGCTGGGTTCGACCCCCTCGCGCTCGATCGTGCGTTCGGCGAGTTCCTCGAGGAGCTGATGGACGAAGAGCGGGTGTCCGCCGCTGGCCGACCAGAGCTGCCGCGCGATGAAGCTCGCGCGGGCGGGGCCGAGGCGCTGGGCCGCCAGCTCGTGCACACTCGCCGCATCGAGGGGTGTCAGGCGCATCTCGTCCACCAGTCCCTCGACGGCCAGGCCCTTCTTCCAGGGCCGTGTGTCGTCGCCCAGCGGGCGGGCGGCGGCGAGCAGGCGGAGCGGCAGCCGGCGGGCGCGCCGGGCCAGGTGCCAGAGGAAGTCCAGCAGTAGCGGGTCGGCAAGATGCAGGTCGTCGAAGACCAGGACCAGGGGGCGTGCCGCGGCCAACTCGCAGAGCAGCGAGATCAGGCCGTCGACCAGGTGAAAACGGCTGACCGCGATCTGCTGTTCACTCGTGCGGGGGCCGAGTACCGCGGGGCGGGGGAAGAGACCTTCGAGGCAGGAACTGTGCCGATCGAGAAGCTCCCGGGCGAGAGCGTCCCCGGCGTCGGCCGAGGCGAAGAGCCGATCGATGATGTCGCCGATGGGGGCCAGGGCCGAGCGGATCGGCGCGTGGCAGGCCGTGTGGGCGATCGCCACGCCCCGGACGCGCAGTTCCGCGATGAGGGCTTCGATGAAACGGGATTTTCCGATGCCGCCCTCGCCTTCGAGGAGAAGCAGCGGCGGCCGGCCCTCCTCGACTTCGGAGGGCGAGGCGTGAAGCGCGGTCAGCGCCCGGGTGAGTTCCTCCTCGCGTCCCACCAGGGAGGCTTCGTGGGTCGCCAGGAGCAGGGGCTGCGATCCCGTCCAGGGGGCCAGGGCATCGATCACCTCGCCTGCGTCGGCGAAGCGCCGGGCGGGGTCGATCTCGAGCAGCCGCAGCGCCAGGACGCTGAACTCCTCGGGGACGTCGGGGCGCACGCGGGAAGGCGGGAGGGGCCGGGCGGCGCTTCCCGTCGCAGGATCCGCCAGCGGCAGGTCACCGGTGAGGGTCTGGTAGAGGACGACTCCCAGGGAAAAGAGATCGCTGGCCCGGGTGGGCGGTTGCCCGAGCAAGACCTCGGGGGCGATATGGCCGACACTGCCGGCCGGCGGCGGCGCCGTGCCGCTGTGTCGTCGGGCGAGGGTCAGGTCCATCACCGTCACGGCCGCGGGAGCCGCCGCTTCGGCTTCGGCCTCGACGAGAATGTTGCTGCTCTTGAGATCCCGATGGAGCAGACCATGGCGGTGAAGCTGGTCGATGCCTTCGAGGGCGTACACCAGGGCCGCGGCGATGAACGACAGGGGACGACCCCGACAGGCCTCGGCGAAGGGCCGGCCCTCCACCAGGTCCATGACCAGGTAGGGACGGCCCGCCGCGGCGGGGTCGGTGCCGAAATCGTGGACGCCCACCAGCGAGGGATGGCGGAGCAGGGAGAGCACCCTGTATTCCTCGGCGAGAGCCTCGAACGCGCCGGTTTCCCGGGATTCTGCCCGGAGCAGCTTGAGGGCCTTGCGGCCCAGTTCTCCGCGGCCGTCCTTGACCCGGAGCACCGTGCCCTGGCTGCCCCGGCCCAGCAGGTCGATGACCTCCCAGCGTCCCGCGACCACCCGCAGGAAATCGGTGTCGATCGCCCAGCGTTCCATCCAGCGATAGATGGTGGCGCGGGAGATCCCGAGCAGACGACCGGCTTGCAGCCGGTTGCCGCCGGTCTGCTCGAGCGCTTCGACAAGCTCCTCGCGGCGGATCTCTGCCCCTCGACTCACCATTTCTTCCGCGTTCTTCCGGCGTGCCTTCGCCGGGAACTCCCCTCGTGTGATGTACGGTGACAGAGGTTTCCAAGCCACGTCAAGAGTGCAGTTTGAGCGGCGACGAGTGCGGCCCGGCTCGGCGGTGTCCGGGCTTGTTCCGGATGCGGTCTCGGGGGTAGAGTCCGGTTCGCGCATGGGGCGCGACGAGGAGGCCGGCGGGTGAGCGAAAAGCGGCGCGAGCAGGGCTTTCACATGACGTCCGAGGAGTTCCGGCGCTGGGGCCGGGAGTTGATCGACTGGATTGCGGACTACCACGAGCGGGTCGAGGCCCTGCCCGTGCTCTCCCGTGTCGAGCCCGGCGCCGTCCGGGCCGCCCTGCCCGAACACCCGCCCCTGCGGGGGGAGGATTTCGGACAGGTGCTGGGGGATCTCGAAGAGAAGGTCCTGGCGGGTATCACCCACTGGCAGTCGCCGACGTTTTTCGCGTTTTTCCCCGCCAATGTCTCTTTTCCGTCGATTCTCGGAGAACTCCTTTCCGCCGGCCTGGGCGTCCAGGGCATGCTCTGGACCACCAGCCCCGCCTGCACCGAGATCGAGACCCTGGTGCTGGACTGGATCGTGGAGATGCTCGACTTGCCCCGGGCGTTCCACTCCAGCGGCGAGGGGGGCGGCGTGATCCAGGACTCGGCTTCCAGCGCGACCCTTTGCGCCCTGCTGGCAGCCCGCCATCGCGCGACGGCGTCCGCCGAGGGGCCCCTGGTGGCCTACGCCTCGACCCAGGCCCATTCTTCGGTGGACAAGGCGATGGAGATCGCCGGGCTGGGCCGGCAGGCCCTGCGGCGCATTCCCGTGGACGAGAACTTCGCCATGCGACCCGCGGCCCTGGCCGAGGCGATGGCGGCGGACCGGGCGGCCGGGCGCGTTCCCTTCTTCGTCGTGGCGACCGTCGGCACCACTTCCTCGCTGGCCTTCGATCCCCTCGACGCGATCGGCGCCCTGGCCCGGCGGGAGGACGCGTGGCTTCACGTGGACGCGGCGATGGCGGGCACCGCGGCCCTCTGCCCCGAGTTCCGCTGGATCCACCACGGGCTCGAGGCTGCCGCGAGCTACTGTTTCAATCCTCACAAGTGGATGTTCACCAACTTCGACTGCGACTGTTTTTACGTGGCCGACCGTCGGGCCCTGGTCGAGGCCCTGAGCGTGGTGCCCGAGTACCTGCGCAACCGGGCTTCCGAGTCGGGGCGGGTGATCGACTATCGTGACTGGCAAATACCCCTCGGGCGTCGCTTTCGGGCCCTGAAGTTGTGGTTCGTGATCCGGCACTACGGCGTCGAAGGTTTGCGGCATCACGTCCGCCGCCACGTGGAACTGGCCCGGGACTTCGCCGAATGGATCGAGGCCCATCCCGACCTGGAACTCGCCGCTCCCTGTCGACTCAACCTGGTGTGCTTCCGGCATCGCGAGGGTGACGCGGCCTCCGAGCGGCTGTTGGATCGGCTCAATGCCAGCGACCAGCTCTACCTGACCCACACCCGGCTGAACGATCGCTTCGTCTTGCGCATGAGCATCGGCCAGACTCATACCGAAGAGCGCCACGTCGACGTGGCCCGGGAAGCGATCCAGCGGCTCCTGTAGCGGCCCTATGCCGCCCGCCTGGGCCACCACCAGGCGCTCAGGGCGAGCCACCCGCTGAAAATCGCCCCCGACAGGGCCCCCTGGACCAGCAGGGAGAGCAGGCCCCCGGGGGCGGGCAGCAGGCGGCGCAGGAAGAGCACCATCCCCGCGGCCACGAAGCCCGCCGGATAGACGCGCAGCACGACCTCTCGCAGAAACCTGCCGGCTTCGATGCCCAGGGGGGGGAAGACAAGGCGGAATTGCAGAGGCAAGGCCAGGGCGTAGCCGGCCAGCGTGCCCGCCACGACCCCGGCCACGCCGAAACGGGGAGCGAGGGCCACGGACAGGGCCAGGTTCAGCGTGGCGGCGACCATGGCGATGGCCGACAGGCGGCGGACCTGGGCCTGGGCGATGGCGCTCTGGCCGGGAAAGTTGGTCAATCCGGCGAAAGCCCAGTAGCTGACGAAGACGGCCGAGGGCAGCGCCCATCGCTCCCACTCGGCGCCGAGCCAGATCCGCAGGAAATCGCCCGAGAAGATCATCGCCGTGCCGACCACGGGCAGGACCAGGGCCAGGTGGTAGCGCGTGCCGCGGTAGAGTACCTGCTCGATGGCCGAGCGATTGCCCCGGGCGGCTTCCCGGGCGACCAGAGGCATCAGGGCCGACCCCAGGGTGCCCTGGAACTCGCGCACCAGGTTGTGCAGGCGAGCGGTGACGTGATAGCAGGTGACCGCTTCGGCCGAGACCAGGACGCCGAGGATGACGTGGTCGGTCTGGTAGAAAATCAGCGAGGCGAGCTGCATCAGGGCCAGGGGGGCGCCCACCCGCCACAGGGCGCGCAGCCACTCCCGGGAAGGCGGTGGGGGGGGACCCGCGGGGCGTGGCAGGCGGGATCCGGCCACCAGGGCCAGGGCCAGGGCCTCCGCCGCGCGAACGCCGGCCAGGGCGGCGAGGACCAGCCACAGGGGGCCGGCGGCCCGGGCGACCAGGAGCGTGGCCACCGAACCCGCGATGGCGGCCAGGCCTCGCACCAGGGCCAGGCGCGGGTATTCCTGGAGCCCGGCCAGGGTGTCGCCGAAGACGTTGCCCACGAAGCGCAGGGCGAGCAGCAGGCCCGCCAGGGCGAAGATCAGCCGCCCTTCCGCGAGGAGGGACGGGGGAAGACGGAACAGGCCCACGCCGCCGGCCCAGGCGAAGAGGGCCAGGGCGCCGCCGAGGAACAGTCCGAGGGCTCCCAGCCACCGGGTGGCCAGGCGTACCAGGGCCCGCAAGGCCGCCGTCTGTCCGCGCCCGGCGAGGGCGGCGATCTCCCGTGTATAGGCGCCGGCCAGTCCGGGGGCCAGGGCGCCCACCAGGCCGGAGAGCTGCAACGCGAGGGCGAAGAGGCCGAAGCGCTCGTTGCCGTAGACCCGGATCACCCAGGCCGTGGCCCACAGGCCCATGGCCGCCGCGATCACGCGCAGAGCCAGGTTGGCGCCGGTATTGCGCAGGAAGAGGCGGGTCAGCACACCCCGGGGAAGGGAGCGCGCGGGGTCGGAGCCGGCCGTCGGGGAGTCAGACACGAGGCGCAATATAGCGGCCCCGGGTGGTCCCCGTCAGCCGGAAGGTCGGTGGTGGTAGAGTGTGCCGTCCGCCGCCCGGAGAGGCGGCGCGGGAAGGAGAGCCGATGAGTCACGCTGCCGGGGACGAGATCAAGGGCCTGCCGGACAACGCGAGGAGGGAACTGGCTCCCGGTGAGCACTACGTGCCGGTGATTCCCGACGAGTCCGGTGTGGCGGAGGTGACGCTTCGCTCGGTGACCCTGGGGCTGATCTTCTGCGCGGTGTTTTCCATGGCGGCCGCTTACCTGGCGTTGAAGGTGGGGCAGGGGATCGAGGCGGCGATTCCCATCTCGATCCTGGCCATCGGCCTCTCGCCGCTGTTCGCCCGCAAGAGCACCCTGCTCGAAAACGTGATCATTCAGTCCATCGGCGCCAACTCGTCCCACGTGGTCTCCGGTGCGGTGTTCACCATTCCCGCCCTCTACATGCTCTCGGCGGTGCCCGGATCCGGAGTCCCGCAGCCCACCATGCTGCAGGTGATCGTCGTTTCCTTCCTCGGGGGGTGCCTGGGCATTCTCTTCCTGATCCCCTTGCGCTATCACTTCATGGTGGAAATGCACGGCCGTTTCCCCTGGCCCGAAGGGACCGCCACCACCGAAATCCTGCTTTCCGGCGAGCGAGTCGGAGGCCAGGCGAAGATCCTGGCCATGGCCGCCGGCCTGGGCGCGCTCTATGACGGACTGGTCACGACCTTCCACGCCATGGCCGAGGAGATCTCTTTCCATGCCGTGGGGCTCGGCAACCTGCTCTCCCGCCACTTTCTCCAGCTCCGGGTGCTGAACAATGCGGCGATCGTGGGCATCGGCTATATCGTCGGTCTGCGTTACGCCGCGGTGATCTGCGCCGGATCGTTCCTTTCTTACTTCGTGCTGGTGCCGGTGGTGCATGCCATCGGGCAGCACGTGAGCATCGTCCTGCCCCCCGGCGCGGTGCCCATCGGCCGGATGAGCCCTGACGAGGTCTTCACCGGATACGTGCGCATCATCGGTGTGGGTGGCATCGCCGGCGCCGGGATCCTGGGGATCGTCTCTTCGCTGCCCTCGATGATCCGCTCGATCGTGGCCAACATCGCGGGTATGCGTCACCAGGACACCCGCGCGGCGACGGAGGTGCCTCGCGTCGACCGCTCCCTCGGCGGTCGAACCACCATCGTGGGCCTGGTGATCTTCGCCCTGGCGGCGCTTCTCTTCTTCTCTTTCGGGATCGGCGCGGCCAGCTCCCTGGGCTACGCGGTGGTGGGCACCCTGCTGGTGATGGTCATCGCCTTCCTCTTCGCGCCGGTCGCGGCCCGGGCGATCGCCATCGTGGGTACCAACCCGGTGTCGGGGATGACCATGTTGACGCTGATCATCACCGGCGTGGTGATGCTCAAGATGGGTCTGAGCGGCGGCATGGGGATGTTCGTCACGATGATGATCGGGGGCGTGGTCTGCACGGCTCTCGCCGCTTCCGGCGCCCTGGCCTCCGATCTGAAGATCGGCCACTGGATCGGGGCCACGCCCTCGCGGCAACTCGCGCTGAAGTTCCTCGGCACCCTGGTCGCGGCGGTGTTCTGCGGATTGGCCCTGTGGGTCATGGCCCAGGCGGATCCTTCCCAGGGTTTCGGGACGCGAGCGATTCCGGCGCCCCAGGCCTCGGCGATGAAGGAGATCCTGGTCGGCATCTTCGGTGCCGTCTCGCAGCCCCTGCAATGGTACCTGTTCGGCATCGGCGTGCTGTTGGCGATGATCCTGCGCATGGCGGGGGTACCCGCCCTGGCCTTCGCCCTGGGCATGTACTTGCCGATGGAGCTCAACACGCCGGTGCTTCTCGGCGGCATCCTCTCCTGGCTGGTGGCTCGGCGGGGCGCGGGAGAAAGTGAAGAGGTCTCCCGCCTGCGCAGCGATCGCGGCGTGTTGATCGCGTCGGGGCTGATGGCCGGCGGGGCGATCATCGGTGTGGTGGATGCCATCGCCAACGCCGTGATCAAGGGATCGACGGGAAGCACCCGGGCCAAGGCCGTGGTGCACCTGCTCGACGACGCCAGCTTCCGCGGTGCGACGGGCGAGATCGCCGGCATCTTGACCCTCGTCGCGCTCTGCGTGTTCATCGTCGCTTTCTCCCGTCGGGCGGCCGCCGACTGAGGGTCGCATGGGCCGCGAGGAGGACCGCTACCTGGCCGTGGAGCGCGGACCCGAGATCGAGATCAAGGTCAAGGGGTCGCGGTTCATCGGCCAGGTCCTTCCGGCTTCGGACCGGGAGCAGGCGGCCGCCGGACTCCTGCAGGTACGGCGCCGATACCACGATGCGACCCACCACTGCTGGGCCCGGCGGGTGGGAGCGCCGGGTCGCGACAGCACACGTTACGACGATGACGGCGAGCCCCCCGGCACCGCCGGCCCGCCGATTCTGGGAGCCATCGAAGGGGCGGGGGTGTACCAGGCGCTGGTGGTGGTCACGCGCTACTTCGGCGGCACCAAGCTGGGCAGCGGCGGGCTGGTGCGGGCCTATGGTGAAGCGGCTCGGGATGCCCTGGCCGCCGCGCCCCGGCGCGCGGTGTGGCTCGAGCAGGCTCTGGAGTTGCGTTGCCGGTGGGAGGACCTGGGGACGGTCGAGGCGGTGCTGGCGCGGGAAGGCGCGTGGCTGCGCGGCGTGGAGCGGGAGTTCGGAGACTGCCCGCGGCTGGAAGTGCGGGCCCTGCGTTCGAAGGCGGGCGCGCTGATCGCCGCGCTGACGGAGGCCACGGGCGGGCGGGTCCGGGTTCAGGCCGTCGAGGAGTGATCCGCGGGGAGCGTGTCAGCAGGTTCGGGGCGGTGGGCGAGGGCTCGTCGCACGCCCCGCGGAAGCGAGCGGCTCCATGCCCTCCAACCCCGCTTCTCGAAGGCGATTGACGCCCCCCAGGCGCTGGCCTCCGACGAGACCTCCTTCATCCAGGGATGAGAGCCGGCGGTGGAGGGCGGTCCTGTCGGGGCGTGCCGTTCCTTACGGCTTTCCCCGGTGGCGGTCGGCGAGCTGGGCCAGGGCCTCCGGGTCGAGCAGGCGCAGGCGGCGGGCGGAGAGGGGTTCGAGCAGACCTTCGCGGGCCAGGCGGCTGAAGATGCGCGAGAGAGTCTCGGGAATCGTGCCCAGCAGGCTGGCGAGCTGGCCGCGGGAAATCTCCAGCTCCACCACCGGCTGCGCGCCTTTTTCCACTGCGTGCAGGTCGAGCAGGTAGGCCGCCAGGCGGGAGGGGACTTCCCGCAGGGAGAGGTCTTCGATCACCCCGGCGAAGTGGTGCAGCCGCCGGGCCAGGGCCGCCAGCAGCTTGAGGGCCAGTTCCGGGCGCTGGCGGAGGAAGGTCAGCAGGCCGTCCCGAGGCAGGAAGAAGGTGCGCACCGCGTCGAGGGCCAGGGCGGAGGCCGGGTAGGAGCCGCCGGCAAACACCGGCACCTCGCCGAAGATCTCCCCGGCAGTCCAGATGTGCAGGATCTGCTCGCGTCCCTCGGCGCTGGACTTGAAGACCTTGACCCGGCCTCCGAGCACCACGTGGAAGCCGACTCCCGGCTCGCCCTCGTTGAAGATCACCTGGTTCTTTTCGTAGCGCTGGACCCCTCCCAGGGCGGCGAGCCGGCCGAGTTCGTCGGGGCTCAGGCGGGAAAAGAGGGGCAGGGCGCCGAGCACCTGCACGAGGGTCTTCATGGGGCGCTCGCCGCGCCGCCCGGCTCGAGCATCGCCATGGCGTCGGGCCGGGGGCGGTCGGCCTGCTGGTCCCAGTAGGGCGACAGGCGGCGCAGGCTGGCCACGATGCCCGGAAAGACCTCGACGATGCGTTCGACGTCCCGCTCGCTGTTGTAGCGTGAAAAGCTGAATCGCACCGATCCGTGCATCGCGGTGAAGGGGACGTCCATCGCCCGGAGCACGTGGGAGGGCTCGAGGGAGCCGGAGGTGCAGGCCGAGCCGCTGGACGCGCAGATGCCGTGGGCGCTGAGCTGGTAGAGCATCCCCTCGCCCTCGATGAAGTGGCAGGAGAGGTTCGAGGTGTTGCCCAGGCGCTCGGCGCCGGCGCCGTTGACGCGGGCGAAGGGAATGCGCGCGAGCAGGGCCGACTCCAGCCGATCGCGCAGGGCGGTGATCCGGCCGTCGTCCTCGGCATGACCGGCCACGGCCACTTCCAGGGCGCGAGCCAGGCCCACCACGAAAGCCACGTTCTCGGTGCCGCCCCGGCGACCCTCCTCCTGGTGCCCGCCGAGCAGCAGGGCGCGGCAGGGAGTGCCACGACGGATGAAAAGGGCTCCGACCCCCTTGGGGGCGTGGATCTTGTGTCCTGAAAAGGAGAGCAGGTCCACGTGGGGCAGGGCGCGCTTGAGATCCAGCGGCAATTTGCCCGCGGTCTGGGTCGCGTCGGTATGGAAGAGGATCTCCGGGTCGGTCTCCTTGGCCAGCCGGGAGAGCCGCTCGATGGGAAAGATCACGCCGGTTTCGTTGTTGGCGTGCATCACACTGACCAGCAGGGTGTCGGGACGCAGGGCCCGCACGTACGCGTCCAGGTCGATCCTGCCGTCCCGGTCGACGCCGATCCAGCTCAGCTCGTAGCCTTCGCGTTCGAGAGCCTGGCAGACGGTGAGCACGGCGGGGTGCTCGACCCGCGTGGTGATGATGTGTCGCCGTTCGG
The Acidobacteriota bacterium DNA segment above includes these coding regions:
- a CDS encoding sigma 54-interacting transcriptional regulator, whose amino-acid sequence is MSRGAEIRREELVEALEQTGGNRLQAGRLLGISRATIYRWMERWAIDTDFLRVVAGRWEVIDLLGRGSQGTVLRVKDGRGELGRKALKLLRAESRETGAFEALAEEYRVLSLLRHPSLVGVHDFGTDPAAAGRPYLVMDLVEGRPFAEACRGRPLSFIAAALVYALEGIDQLHRHGLLHRDLKSSNILVEAEAEAAAPAAVTVMDLTLARRHSGTAPPPAGSVGHIAPEVLLGQPPTRASDLFSLGVVLYQTLTGDLPLADPATGSAARPLPPSRVRPDVPEEFSVLALRLLEIDPARRFADAGEVIDALAPWTGSQPLLLATHEASLVGREEELTRALTALHASPSEVEEGRPPLLLLEGEGGIGKSRFIEALIAELRVRGVAIAHTACHAPIRSALAPIGDIIDRLFASADAGDALARELLDRHSSCLEGLFPRPAVLGPRTSEQQIAVSRFHLVDGLISLLCELAAARPLVLVFDDLHLADPLLLDFLWHLARRARRLPLRLLAAARPLGDDTRPWKKGLAVEGLVDEMRLTPLDAASVHELAAQRLGPARASFIARQLWSASGGHPLFVHQLLEELAERTIEREGVEPSGLPRTLEEAIRARLERLDEQDRDILSALAAAGREVDEAELEAVAGHLSRARVLDLAQRGLLRHTGDGRLDLAHAFLREALLEGLDAAQRRRWHQRWAEHLRGHDEDAVLLAEQSLAAAEGAGAQGDLLAAAEQLFERWQYAGAARFFQAALDRMAPEDPARLEVYPRLARAWREAHDAAALEKVCRDWVETAERLDDLAARSTALSKLASALRERGRGEQAERTARAAIELAEKADDPRAAALANKVLASILWARWDHTLALEPFERALQLAEQTGNRRELAYGLQDVALPYAITGRSAAAIEATRKAQKIFHELGDRIWALLARTNETLVFTRLGDLQAARRLSESLIEELSEVPGIPVELAMENLVFLFNRMGLYERTLEVGQRLIEHSAIVGRHGPRIAALLAMGEALTHLGDTRAAREHNRLARDLAEALGEERQRLFAELAVAADLRRARRLEQARRCAEQVRQQALPADAHRQLFLATVELARLARLAGDPARSLTLLDEADTQLGETGEDGPALRVQLLCERASSWKELGQEGLLLACAEEGAGLAARHGPVATEVRLLTLAAETYESRGETARAALRLTRAAQTLREVAGAISDESRRTLFLSDPERSAILSRADRLSSTGPGVDAAGTLARLYEVCEAITEGGRLEDLLERVVALAVESCGAERGLLLLRDEGGGEWLLAAGTDRGGGRGEGLEFSQAVQDRVAKEGAVLIADVRSDPDLARVPSVSALGIRSLMGVALRMEGRDLGTLYVDSRANRTLFSAEDLRLLRALADQAAVALAYGRLVGKVTRQRDAHYKAAARTYRFGDLVSRSKSMRRVFELLEKVADTDVPVIVLGESGTGKEVISRAMHFSSRRSENVFLSENCAAIPETLLESILFGHRRGAFTGADRDRPGLFELANGGTLLLDEVGEMSPGLQAKLLRVLQEKEFRPLGSDQVVSTDVRIIAATHQDLGARVAEGTFRQDLYFRLNGVTIQLPPLRERREDIPLLVRHFLEREAAAARRPVPRMTAAVMRQLCSHDWPGNIRELENTVRRLLLVSEGDPIGIDALATDPHFARSSPAPSTSAPEKAAGAPAAASDIEEARRLEEALEQAGGNREQAAALLGISRATLYRRLRRHRIGRH
- a CDS encoding pyridoxal-dependent decarboxylase, producing MTSEEFRRWGRELIDWIADYHERVEALPVLSRVEPGAVRAALPEHPPLRGEDFGQVLGDLEEKVLAGITHWQSPTFFAFFPANVSFPSILGELLSAGLGVQGMLWTTSPACTEIETLVLDWIVEMLDLPRAFHSSGEGGGVIQDSASSATLCALLAARHRATASAEGPLVAYASTQAHSSVDKAMEIAGLGRQALRRIPVDENFAMRPAALAEAMAADRAAGRVPFFVVATVGTTSSLAFDPLDAIGALARREDAWLHVDAAMAGTAALCPEFRWIHHGLEAAASYCFNPHKWMFTNFDCDCFYVADRRALVEALSVVPEYLRNRASESGRVIDYRDWQIPLGRRFRALKLWFVIRHYGVEGLRHHVRRHVELARDFAEWIEAHPDLELAAPCRLNLVCFRHREGDAASERLLDRLNASDQLYLTHTRLNDRFVLRMSIGQTHTEERHVDVAREAIQRLL